TCACTGCAGATCCGCCGGGAAAACCTCAGCAGTGTCGCGGGCTCCACTGAACTCTATCATTTCCGTGACGAGTATATTCCCATCATCCGTCTCAACAGGCTGCTGGGCAACACCGGTGGTATCGAAAGCCTGGAACAGGGTCTGCTGGTGGTCGTGGAAGCAGAAGGACAACATGCCGGTCTGTTCGTAGACCGCCTGCAGGGACAGCAACAGGTAGTCATCAAGAGCCTGGAAACCAATTTCCAACAGCTCGAAGGCGTCTCCGGCGCCACCATTCTCGGTGATGGGCAGGTTGCCCTGATCCTGGACATCCCCGGACTCGTTCACCTTTTCCATAAAACCAGAAACCAGCCGACAGCTCTGGCTGCGGCTTCATAAACAGGATCGAGATTTCAATGAACAGCAACGCAGCACAAAAAATCGATGTGGATCTGCAATCCGAACAGGGGGTGGATCAGTACCTTACTTTCTATCTCGCCGGAGAAGAATATGGCATCAACATACTCAAAGTGCAGGAAATCCGGGGCTGGAGCGAAGCCACACCCATGCCCAACACGCCGGAGTCGATTCTCGGCGTAATCAACCTGCGCGGCACTGTGGTGCCCATCGTGGAATTACGCAGCCACTTCAATCTGCCCGATGCCCCTCGCGGACCCACTACGGTCATCATCGTGGTCAAGGCGGAAGAAAAAAACGGCAATCAGCGCACCATGGGCATGGTGGTGGATGCAGTTTCAGAAGTACACAACATCGCTGCAACAGACATTCAGCCCGCTCCCCAGGTCGGAGACGCCGAAGATCAACCTGCGATCGCCGGCCTGGCCACCATGGAAGAACACATGATCATCATTCTCGATGTCGATGACCTGATGATCAACCGCGTCCTTGGCATGGCGGACGAAGAACCAACCATCTAACAGGATGTTGAAAAAGCCCTTCCTTGGGCTTTTTCAACTCGGAAAGACAAAAATGCGATTTTGTCTTTCCTCCATTTTCAATGACTTATCGCCATTGAAAATGGCCGCACATCCTTGTGCGGCAATCAGGCTGCCGAAAAACAGTGTTTTTCAACAGCTAAGAAGAAGATTCGCTCTATGGAGAAAACAGCATGAAAATAAATGAGCCTGTAACAGATAACGAAATCGTGATGAAGGACGGTCAGTTCATCGTTTCCACCACGGACCAGAAAGGCATCATCAAGTCCATCAATCGCGATTTCATCGAAATCAGTGGATTCACATCCGAAGAGCTGATCGGCAGAAGTCATAATCTGGTACGCCACCCGGACATGCCGCCCGAAGCATTCGAAGACCTGTGGCGCACCATCAAGGCCGATAAGCCCTGGATAGGCATCGTAAAGAACCGATGCAAGAACGGTGACTTCTACTGGGTGAAAGCTAATGTCACGCCCATGCGGGACCATGGGCGCATTACCGGCTACATGTCTGTGCGTACCAAGCCCAGCCGACAGGAGATCGAACAAGCCGACGCCCTGTACAAAAAGGTGCGCGCAGGGGAAGCCAGCCTGCAGCCATCACGTTTCAAGCGGGTCATGCGGTATCTGGGTAATCTGGGGATGTCCAGATACCTGACCCTGCTGCAGGTTGCGTCGGTACCCGCCATGGCGGGCATTGCCTGGCTGGCCCATCAGGGGGCCGACCTCCCTACACTCGCAATGGTTATCGGAGGCACCGCAGTAATCTTTTCTTTCGCGATTCATTTGCTCAAGCGCTACGCCCAGCACCCCATCAACCAGGCGATCACCGCCATGCAGCAGATCGCCAACGGCGAATATTTCGATTGGGTAGAACCTCATCGGGATGACGAACTGGGCCGGCTGCTGCAAAACATTCAATCGGCACAGATTCGCCTGGGTTATGAAGTCAACGAGATTCGACAGCAGGCCAATTCACTCAGTCGCGTACAGGAGGCTTTGGGCAGCGTAAACGCAAATGTCATGATTGCCGATCAGGATCTCAACATCATCTATCTCAACGAAGCGGTCAAAGAGATGATGCGCAATGCCGAAGAGGACATCCGCAAGGAACTGCCGGACTTCGACAGCAGCCAGCTCATGGGGGCCAACGTGGATGTCTTCCACAAGAACCCTGCCCACCAGCGCGGCATGATGGAGCGCCTGCAGGAGTCCTTTACCACGGAATTCGAGCTTGGCGGACGTTCCCTGCGACTCACCGCCAACCCCATCATCAACGAACAGGGCGAGCGTCTGGGTACTGTGGTGGAATGGCTGGACCGCACCAACGAAGTCGCCGTAGAGCGTGAAATACAGTCTATCGTGGACAACGCCTTGATGGGCAACCTCACCGAACGCGTAAGCCTGGTTGGAAAGGAAGGTTTCTTCCGCAATCTCAGCAGGGGCGTGAACGACCTGATGCAGATACTGGAACAGGTCATCGACGATACCGCCAGTGTGCTCGGCGCCCTGGCGAGAGGCGAACTCAACAAAACCATCGACAGAGATTACGAAGGTTCCTTCGCACGCCTGAAAGACGATGTGAATGCCACCATTGGCAACCTCACCCGTGTTATCGGCAGCATTCGCAACAGCGCTGACGCCGTGGAGAATGCCTCACAGGAGATTGCAGAGGGCAACATGGATCTGGCACGCCGCACGGAAATGCAGGCCTCCAACCTGGAGGAAACCGCTTCCAGTATGGAGGAAATCACGTCCACCGTCCGCCAGAATGCAGACAATTCCGGCAAGGCCAGCGAACTTGCCAGCGTAACACTGGACCAGGCAGTGAACGGTGGCACGGTGGTGAAAAACACCATCACGGCCATGGAGAAGATCACAGATTCCAGCAAGAAGATCGCCGCCATCATCAGTGTCATCGACGACATCGCTTTCCAGACCAATCTGCTGGCATTGAATGCCGCCGTAGAGGCCGCCCGCGCCGGAGAACAGGGTCGCGGCTTCGCCGTGGTCGCCACCGAAGTACGCAACCTGGCCCAACGCAGCGCCACCGCCGCCAAGGAAATCAAGGATCTGATCGAAGACAGCGTCAACAAGGTGGAAGAAGGTTCCAGCCTGGTTGACAAGTCCGGCAAGACCCTGGACGAGATCGTCACCTCAGTGAAAAAAGTGAATGATTTCATCGCAGAAATCGCTGCCGCCAGCTCAGAACAATATGCTGGCATCGATCAGGTAAACCAGGCCGTGTCACAAATGGATGAAGTCACCCAGCAGAATGCCGCACTGGTGGAAGAGGCCGCACAAACCAGTCAGATGATGGATGAGCAGGCCAGGGAACTGGGCGAACTCATCTCCTTCTTCAGGACCGATGGTTCTTCCAACAGCAACTGGGACCAGGTGGAACGACGCTCTGCCGACCGCCCCTGGTCCGATACCAGCCAGCGTTCCGAGCTGGATTTCGCCACTGCCCGCACCAAGCACAAGCTGTGGAAAACCCGCCTGCGCGCCTTCCTCGACGGTGAAGAATCCATGCACGAGGAAGAGGCCGTCTCGCACCATGCCTGTGATCTTGGCAAATGGCTGCACACCACCGGCCTGCGCGAGCATGGCGACCTGCCCAAAATGCGGGAGCTGGAAAAGATTCATGCGGAGATGCATACCCTCATCAAGCAGGTGATCCAGGCAAAACATGCCGGCGACCTTGCCAAGGCGGAAGCGGTGTTTGCCCGCGTGGAGAACTACTCGGATCAGATCGTTGCGCTTCTGGAACAGCTGGAACGGGAAACCGGCACCGGTGCCACACACACCGCCCCTCCCGCTCCGGCCAAAACCGATACCCATGCCCGGCCGAAACTGCAGGCTGTAGGTGCCGATGACGTGTGGGACGAGTTCTGATCATGACCGGCAACAGCAACACCACTTTACAGCTTGAACCGCATCTGGAACTCGACAGGCTGCCGGTACTGGCGCAGAAGATACGCGAGTCTCTGGCGGAAGACAGCTCCCTGGTTCTGGACGGTTCCGGAATTCAGAGTATCGACGGTGCCGCGATACAGTTGCTGCTACTGGCTATCCGGACTGCCATAGAGAAAAACATCCCCTGCCGCTGGCAGCAACCTTCTCCTTCGCTGAAAGAGGCGGTGGCACTGCTGGGACTCACGGACGAAATGTTACTGGAGGTAACAATGCAATGAGCGGTTCTGCAGCAAGATCGGTCCGTCAGGGATTCGAATTCACCGACCAGGATTTTTCCAGACTTCGCGAACTGGTCTATCGGCACACGGGCATCCGTATGGCCGACAACCGGCGCGACCTGATCTACGGTCGTCTGTCACGGCGGCTGCGTGCATTGGGGCTGCGCAGTTTCGGCGCCTATTGCAGACTTATCGAAGATGGTCATAACGATGAACTGGAAGCCTTCACCAATGCGGTGACGACCAATCTGACAGCCTTCTTCCGTGAAGCACATCATTTCGACTATCTGGCCGAAACCCTGATACCCGAACTGCTGAAACGCAACCGGGACAGCCGTCGCATCCGACTCTGGTCTGCCGGTTGTTCCACCGGAGAAGAGCCCTACACCCTGGCCATGATCCTGCGCGAGAGCATCCCCGACATTCACAACTGGGATGTGCGCATACTCGCCACCGATCTCGATTCCGAAGTGCTGCTCAAGGCCTCCGCGGGCGTCTATGAGCAGCAGAATATTGAAGGGGTATTGGGCAGCCGCCTGAAACGCTGGTTCCGGAAAGGCACCGGCACCAACAAGGGTAAAGCAAGGGTGGTTCCACAGCTGCAGGAACTCATCACCTTTGGAAAGCTTAACTTAATGGAAGGCTGGCCGATGAAAGGACCATTCGATGTGATCTTCTGCCGCA
This sequence is a window from Thiolapillus brandeum. Protein-coding genes within it:
- a CDS encoding chemotaxis protein CheW translates to MNSNAAQKIDVDLQSEQGVDQYLTFYLAGEEYGINILKVQEIRGWSEATPMPNTPESILGVINLRGTVVPIVELRSHFNLPDAPRGPTTVIIVVKAEEKNGNQRTMGMVVDAVSEVHNIAATDIQPAPQVGDAEDQPAIAGLATMEEHMIIILDVDDLMINRVLGMADEEPTI
- a CDS encoding methyl-accepting chemotaxis protein; protein product: MKINEPVTDNEIVMKDGQFIVSTTDQKGIIKSINRDFIEISGFTSEELIGRSHNLVRHPDMPPEAFEDLWRTIKADKPWIGIVKNRCKNGDFYWVKANVTPMRDHGRITGYMSVRTKPSRQEIEQADALYKKVRAGEASLQPSRFKRVMRYLGNLGMSRYLTLLQVASVPAMAGIAWLAHQGADLPTLAMVIGGTAVIFSFAIHLLKRYAQHPINQAITAMQQIANGEYFDWVEPHRDDELGRLLQNIQSAQIRLGYEVNEIRQQANSLSRVQEALGSVNANVMIADQDLNIIYLNEAVKEMMRNAEEDIRKELPDFDSSQLMGANVDVFHKNPAHQRGMMERLQESFTTEFELGGRSLRLTANPIINEQGERLGTVVEWLDRTNEVAVEREIQSIVDNALMGNLTERVSLVGKEGFFRNLSRGVNDLMQILEQVIDDTASVLGALARGELNKTIDRDYEGSFARLKDDVNATIGNLTRVIGSIRNSADAVENASQEIAEGNMDLARRTEMQASNLEETASSMEEITSTVRQNADNSGKASELASVTLDQAVNGGTVVKNTITAMEKITDSSKKIAAIISVIDDIAFQTNLLALNAAVEAARAGEQGRGFAVVATEVRNLAQRSATAAKEIKDLIEDSVNKVEEGSSLVDKSGKTLDEIVTSVKKVNDFIAEIAAASSEQYAGIDQVNQAVSQMDEVTQQNAALVEEAAQTSQMMDEQARELGELISFFRTDGSSNSNWDQVERRSADRPWSDTSQRSELDFATARTKHKLWKTRLRAFLDGEESMHEEEAVSHHACDLGKWLHTTGLREHGDLPKMRELEKIHAEMHTLIKQVIQAKHAGDLAKAEAVFARVENYSDQIVALLEQLERETGTGATHTAPPAPAKTDTHARPKLQAVGADDVWDEF
- a CDS encoding STAS domain-containing protein, whose protein sequence is MTGNSNTTLQLEPHLELDRLPVLAQKIRESLAEDSSLVLDGSGIQSIDGAAIQLLLLAIRTAIEKNIPCRWQQPSPSLKEAVALLGLTDEMLLEVTMQ
- a CDS encoding CheR family methyltransferase, which produces MSGSAARSVRQGFEFTDQDFSRLRELVYRHTGIRMADNRRDLIYGRLSRRLRALGLRSFGAYCRLIEDGHNDELEAFTNAVTTNLTAFFREAHHFDYLAETLIPELLKRNRDSRRIRLWSAGCSTGEEPYTLAMILRESIPDIHNWDVRILATDLDSEVLLKASAGVYEQQNIEGVLGSRLKRWFRKGTGTNKGKARVVPQLQELITFGKLNLMEGWPMKGPFDVIFCRNVLIYFDKPTQKKLFDRFADILVQKGHLFIGHSESPMDLTDRFALIGQSIYKKNR